In the Malania oleifera isolate guangnan ecotype guangnan chromosome 1, ASM2987363v1, whole genome shotgun sequence genome, one interval contains:
- the LOC131149732 gene encoding uncharacterized protein LOC131149732 — MCLECSGKHRSLVAHNSFVQLVTMDSWSEIHLKTMGTNSKAKATRAHKSTTEADRKDREACEKEEQYWRDVEGTKSHTAKKRKEDVEKHIEAATHKAKARYLAKQEEKSLEKSLKKPNKKASYVSIPVPKVTEAEPLIDWKMLRQKEYLTL; from the coding sequence ATGTGTCTCGAGTGCTCTGGCAAGCACCGCAGCCTTGTTGCTCACAACAGCTTCGTCCAATTGGTGACAATGGACTCCTGGTCAGAGATCCATCTCAAGACGATGGGCACGAATAGCAAAGCCAAAGCGACGAGAGCTCACAAGAGCACCACTGAGGCTGACCGCAAGGACCGCGAGGCTTGCGAGAAGGAAGAGCAATACTGGCGCGATGTCGAGGGCACCAAGTCCCACACTGCCAAGAAGCGCAAGGAGGATGTTGAGAAGCACATCGAGGCTGCCACACACAAGGCCAAGGCTCGTTACCTGGCCAAGCAGGAAGAGAAAAGCCTTGAGAAGTCGCTGAAGAAGCCAAATAAGAAGGCTAGCTATGTCTCCATCCCTGTTCCCAAAGTCACCGAGGCAGAGCCTTTAATTGATTGGAAAATGTTGAG